From Serratia fonticola:
GTTCGCCCAGGAAGCCACCGTCACTGGCAATCACGTATAATGGCCGATTGTCGCTGGTGGAGAGGTTAAGCGAGCGGGCGTTACAGCCGTTCAGGAAACGCAGACGCAGCCAGCCGCGTGGCGCAATGTGTTGCGGATAGCTGGCACCGTTGGTGAACATACGGTCACCAAACCAGCCCACGGCCGCGCTCATGATGTCCAACTGATATTCGATTTGGCCGTCTTTGCCCAGGCGCTTATCTTGCAGGATCACGGGAATATCATCTGTTCCCCAGGTCTTCGGCAAGGGTAGCTGGCTGCTTTCGTCATCTTCCAACAGCACCAGTCCCCCCAGCCCCTTCATCACCTGCTCGCCGGTTTTGCCATGCGTATGGGGATGGAACCAGCAGGTAGACGCTGGCTGATCGGCAGTGAAACTCACCGTGCGGGTAGTACCAGGTTGGATCAAGGCTTGTGGACCACCGTCGACATTACCGGGGATCTCTAAACCGTGCCAGTGCACCGTGCTGGCCTCTGGCAGTTTATTACTGATATCCACCGTCACCGGCTTACTCCGTTGCAAACGGACCGCAGGGCCAAGCAACGCACCGTTGATCCCCCAGGTGCGGGTAGCCACGTTAGGCAACCAGTTCATCTCACCGGTTTGCAGCGCTAACGCGATCTTTCCTTGCGCATCTGGCGTCAAAATCGGTGGGATCGGCAAGGCTGGGCGATCGGCGGCCCAGGCGGCACGGCTCCATAATGGCAAGGCGCTTGCGGCACCTATTGCGGCGGTCAGTTTGATAAAATCACGGCGTAACATCGCTGGTTCCCTTTTCTCAGTGATCGAAAGCTTAAGGTCCGCAGCCTAAACCCTCCCCTTAGTGGAAGGTCAAGAACTACTATTAAGGAGTGTTAAGCCCGCATAATTAATTTGGTGCCTTTACAGCCAAGTGTGGTAACGTCAGCAGATATTGAACAGGTCTATTTCATGATGAAAAAAACAACGTTGTTAATGCTATTGCTGACTATGCTGGGCTTTTCCAATGCCAGCCTGGCGCTGAATGAATCCGAAGCGGAAGATCTTGCCGATCTGACCGCGGTGTTTGTCTATCTCAAAAACGACTGTGGCTATAATGATTTGCCTAACGCGCAAATCAAACGTGCCATCGTGTACTTCGCCCAGCAAAACCGTTGGGATTTGACTAACTATAATAGCTTTAATATGAAATCCCTGGGTGAAGACAGCTACCGCGATCTCAGCGGCATTGCTATTCCTACCCCCAATAAGTGCAAATCTCTGGCGCGCGACTCCTTGAGCCTTCTGGCCTACGCCAACTAACTTCCCCCTGCTTTCTCTCAGCCTTGCCAACGATAGCTGGCAGGGTTTGCTATCGCCTATCTGTTGCCCTGCCGACAATGCTGTAATTTGCCACACGGAGGGTTTATGATGTTGCGCTCATTTTTCATGGTTGTTATTACGGAGTAACCCGCACATGACCCAGAAAGAGATTTGGTATGAAACGCTGCATGCCAACTTTGGCCAGTACTTCTCAGTAGAGCAGGTACTTTACCGTGAGAAAACCGAACATCAGGATCTGGTGATCTTTGAAAACCCGGTGCTGGGCCGCGTGATGGCTCTCGATGGCGTGGTGCAGACCACCGAGCGCGATGAGTTTATCTATCACGAAATGATGACCCACGTGCCGCTGCTGGCCCATGGCCAGGCCAGGAAAGTGCTGATTATCGGCGGTGGCGACGGCGCTATGCTGCGTGAAGTCTGCCGTCATCAGGGCGTTGAACATATCACCATGGTTGAGATCGACGCGGGCGTGGTGGAGTTCTGCCGCCAATACTTACCGAATCACAACGCCGGGGCCTATGACGATCCCCGCTTCAAGCTGGTGATCGACGATGGCGTCAATTTCGTCAACCAGAGCGACGAAAAGTTCGACGTGATTATTTCTGACTGTACCGATCCGATCGGCCCCGGTGAAAGCCTGTTTACCTCGGCGTTCTATGAAGGTTGCGCACGCTGCCTCAACGAGGGCGGCATCTTCGTGGCCCAGAACGGCGTCTGCTTCCTGCAGCAGGACGAAGCGGTCAACAGCCACACCAAGCTCAGCCAGTATTTTAACGACGTCAGCTTCTATCAGGCA
This genomic window contains:
- the speE gene encoding polyamine aminopropyltransferase, giving the protein MTQKEIWYETLHANFGQYFSVEQVLYREKTEHQDLVIFENPVLGRVMALDGVVQTTERDEFIYHEMMTHVPLLAHGQARKVLIIGGGDGAMLREVCRHQGVEHITMVEIDAGVVEFCRQYLPNHNAGAYDDPRFKLVIDDGVNFVNQSDEKFDVIISDCTDPIGPGESLFTSAFYEGCARCLNEGGIFVAQNGVCFLQQDEAVNSHTKLSQYFNDVSFYQAAIPTYYGGIMTFAWASQNPALRQLDVTTLQQRFHQSGLDCRYYNPAIHAGSFALPQYLLNALNVSR
- a CDS encoding YacC family pilotin-like protein, which codes for MKKTTLLMLLLTMLGFSNASLALNESEAEDLADLTAVFVYLKNDCGYNDLPNAQIKRAIVYFAQQNRWDLTNYNSFNMKSLGEDSYRDLSGIAIPTPNKCKSLARDSLSLLAYAN